One genomic segment of Dysosmobacter sp. Marseille-Q4140 includes these proteins:
- a CDS encoding response regulator transcription factor produces MYRIFLVEDDEVIAGAVARYLEGWGYTVRCAREFDRVLQEFTDFDPQLVLLDISLPFFNGYHWCQEIRKVSKVPILFLTSAGDSVNTVMAMQLGGDDLLSKPFDLQVLSAKVQAMLRRAYDFGPPAQLLRCGGAVLNVSDGTLTAGGQRLELTRNELRILQMLLERKGQIVSREALMTRLWESDSFVDENTLTVNVGRLRRKLEAAGLPDLIRTRKGEGYLAEEPV; encoded by the coding sequence GGTGGAGGACGACGAGGTGATCGCCGGCGCCGTGGCCCGCTATCTGGAGGGCTGGGGCTACACGGTCCGCTGCGCCCGGGAATTTGACCGGGTGCTTCAGGAGTTTACGGACTTCGACCCCCAGCTGGTGCTGCTGGACATCTCCCTGCCCTTTTTCAACGGCTACCACTGGTGTCAGGAGATCCGGAAGGTCTCCAAAGTGCCCATTTTGTTTCTGACCTCCGCCGGGGACAGCGTCAACACCGTCATGGCCATGCAGCTGGGCGGTGACGACCTGCTCTCCAAGCCCTTTGACCTCCAGGTCCTCTCCGCCAAGGTCCAGGCCATGCTGCGCCGGGCCTATGACTTCGGACCGCCTGCCCAGCTGCTGCGGTGCGGCGGCGCGGTGCTGAACGTGTCCGACGGGACACTGACGGCGGGTGGGCAGCGCCTGGAGCTGACGCGGAATGAGCTGCGCATTTTGCAGATGCTGCTGGAGCGCAAGGGACAGATCGTCAGCCGGGAGGCGCTGATGACCCGGCTGTGGGAGTCCGACAGCTTTGTGGATGAGAACACCCTCACCGTCAACGTGGGCCGTCTGCGGCGGAAGCTGGAGGCGGCGGGGCTGCCGGACCTGATCCGCACCCGCAAGGGAGAGGGGTATCTGGCGGAGGAGCCGGTATGA
- a CDS encoding ABC transporter ATP-binding protein — translation MALLEVQHLQKIYTTRFGGNPVQALSNVNFSVEPGEYVAIMGESGSGKTTLLNILAALDRPTAGEVFLNGKALSDIRERDLAAFRRSHLGFVFQDFNLLDTFSLRDNIFLPLVLAGTDYPAMQKKLQPIAEQLGIADILSKYPYEVSGGQKQRAAVARALITDPQIVLADEPTGALDSRASDNLLDLFGQVNAGGQTILMVTHSVKAASHAGRVLFLRDGEVYHQIYRGGESRESQFRRISDTLTVLAEGGGPHA, via the coding sequence ATGGCACTGCTGGAAGTGCAGCATTTACAGAAGATCTACACCACCCGCTTCGGCGGCAATCCCGTCCAGGCCCTGTCCAACGTGAATTTTTCCGTGGAGCCGGGGGAGTACGTGGCCATCATGGGCGAGTCCGGCTCCGGCAAGACCACCCTTTTGAACATCCTGGCGGCCCTGGACCGGCCCACCGCCGGGGAGGTGTTCCTCAACGGCAAGGCCCTCTCGGACATCCGGGAGCGGGATCTGGCGGCCTTCCGCCGGTCCCACCTGGGCTTTGTGTTCCAGGACTTCAACCTACTGGACACCTTCTCCCTCCGGGACAATATCTTCCTGCCCCTGGTGCTGGCGGGGACCGACTATCCCGCCATGCAGAAAAAGCTCCAGCCCATTGCGGAGCAGCTGGGCATCGCCGACATCCTCTCCAAGTACCCCTACGAGGTCTCCGGCGGCCAGAAGCAGCGGGCGGCGGTAGCCCGGGCCCTCATTACGGACCCCCAGATCGTTCTGGCAGACGAGCCCACCGGCGCCCTGGACTCCCGGGCCTCGGACAACCTGCTGGACCTGTTCGGCCAGGTCAACGCCGGGGGCCAGACCATTTTGATGGTAACGCACTCGGTGAAGGCGGCCAGCCACGCGGGCCGGGTGCTGTTCCTGCGGGACGGGGAGGTGTACCACCAGATCTACCGGGGCGGCGAGAGCCGGGAGAGCCAGTTCCGCCGGATCTCCGACACGCTGACGGTCCTGGCGGAGGGAGGCGGCCCCCATGCGTAA
- a CDS encoding sensor histidine kinase — protein sequence MMLLAYLRRQWKLLVLLAGIAAVFAAVFSLYDLPVEAVGYAAALCLALGAVLFGLGFRRFCARHRELRRLLDRAEEPVLPLPPAGDLLEEDYQALLTAVAAHRTRLLARERDKLEDMTDYYTLWAHQIKTPMAAAGLLLQEDPPPREQLEAELLKIGQYVDMVLGYLRLDSDSTDYVFCDTDLDALLRQAVRKFARLFILRHIALDFRETGRAVLTDGKWLSFVVEQLLSNALKYTPSGGTVRIYADGETLVIADSGIGIREEDLPRIFEKGFTGYNGRTGQKSTGIGLYLSRRVTEKLGHDLTIVSRPGRGTIARLDLSRRKRTME from the coding sequence ATGATGCTGCTGGCCTATCTGCGGCGGCAGTGGAAGCTGCTGGTGCTGCTGGCGGGGATCGCCGCCGTGTTCGCGGCGGTATTCTCCCTGTACGATCTGCCGGTGGAGGCGGTGGGCTATGCGGCGGCGCTGTGCCTGGCGCTGGGGGCAGTTCTGTTCGGCTTGGGCTTCCGGCGCTTTTGCGCCCGGCACCGGGAGCTGCGGCGGCTGCTGGACCGGGCGGAGGAGCCGGTGCTGCCCCTGCCGCCCGCAGGGGATCTGCTGGAGGAGGACTATCAGGCCCTGCTGACGGCGGTGGCCGCCCACCGCACCCGCCTGCTGGCCCGGGAGCGGGACAAGCTGGAGGACATGACCGACTACTACACCCTCTGGGCCCACCAGATCAAGACCCCTATGGCCGCCGCCGGCCTGCTGCTTCAGGAGGATCCGCCGCCCCGGGAGCAGCTGGAGGCGGAGCTACTCAAGATCGGCCAGTATGTGGACATGGTGCTGGGGTATCTGCGGCTGGACAGCGACTCCACGGACTACGTCTTTTGCGACACGGACCTGGACGCGCTGCTGCGCCAGGCGGTGCGGAAGTTTGCCCGGCTGTTTATCCTGAGGCACATCGCCCTGGATTTCCGGGAGACGGGCCGCGCGGTGCTGACCGACGGCAAGTGGCTCTCCTTCGTGGTGGAGCAGCTGCTGTCCAACGCGCTGAAGTACACGCCATCCGGCGGCACCGTCCGCATCTACGCCGACGGGGAGACGTTGGTCATTGCCGACAGCGGCATCGGCATCCGGGAGGAGGATCTGCCCCGGATCTTTGAAAAGGGCTTCACCGGCTACAACGGCCGCACCGGGCAGAAGTCCACCGGCATCGGGCTGTACCTCAGCCGCCGGGTGACGGAGAAGCTGGGCCATGACCTGACCATCGTCTCCCGGCCCGGCCGGGGCACCATCGCCCGGCTGGACCTGAGCCGCCGGAAGCGGACCATGGAGTAA